One genomic region from Mauremys reevesii isolate NIE-2019 linkage group 7, ASM1616193v1, whole genome shotgun sequence encodes:
- the SEC13 gene encoding protein SEC13 homolog: protein MVSVINTVDTSHEDMIHDAQMDYYGTRLATCSSDRSVKIFDVRNGGQILIADLRGHEGPVWQVAWAHPMYGNILASCSYDRKVIVWKEENGTWEKTYEYTGHDSSVNSVCWAPHDYGLILACGSSDGAISLLSYTGDGQWEIKKISNAHTIGCNAVSWAPAVVPGSLIDQPSGQKPNYIKRFASGGCDNLIKIWKEEDAQWKEEQKLEAHSDWVRDVAWAPSIGLPTSTIASCSQDGRVFIWTCDDASGNSWSPKLLHKFNDVVWHVSWSITANILAVSGGDNKVTLWKESVDGLWVCISDVNKGQGAVSAITEGQQNEQ, encoded by the exons ATG GTGTCAGTAATTAACACTGTGGATACCTCTCATGAGGACATGATt CATGATGCTCAGATGGATTATTATGGTACTCGATTAGCAACCTGCTCCTCTGACAGATCTGTAAAAATCTTTGATGTAAGGAATGGAGGGCAGATCCTCATAGCTGACCTGAGAGG CCACGAAGGTCCTGTGTGGCAAGTTGCCTGGGCTCACCCCATGTATGGAAATATTCTGGCCTCGTGTTCCTATGACAGGAAAGTTATTGTCTGGAAGGAAGAAAATGGCACTTGGGAAAAGACATATGAATACACTGGGCATGACTCCTCGG TGAATTCCGTCTGCTGGGCACCACATGACTATGGCTTGATCCTGGCCTGCGGGAGCTCTGATGGGGCCATTTCATTGTTGAGCTACACAGGCGATGGGCAGTGGGAAATCAAAAAGATCAGCAATGCGCATACT ATCGGCTGTAATGCTGTTAGCTGGGCCCCTGCAGTTGTACCAGGAAGCCTTATTGACCAGCCATCTGGCCAAAAACCAAATTACATCAAAAGATTTGCATCGGGTGGCTGTGACAACCTCATCAAGATTTGGAA AGAGGAAGATGCCCAGTGGAAGGAAGAACAGAAGCTGGAGGCTCACAGTGACTGGGTCCGAGATgtagcctgggctccctccataGGTTTGCCAACAAGTACCATTGCCAGCTGTTCACAG gatggcagagtGTTCATCTGGACATGCGACGATGCGTCTGGAAATTCATGGTCACCAAAATTGCTGCACAAGTTCAATGATGTAGTCTGGCATGTTAGCTGGTCTATTACTGCAAACATTCTTGCTGTGTCAGGAGGAGACAATAAA GTCACTTTGTGGAAGGAATCAGTAGACGGACTATGGGTGTGCATCAGCGATGTCAATAAGGGCCAAGGAGCAGTGTCTGCTATTACAGAGGGTCAGCAGAATGAACAGTGA
- the GHRL gene encoding appetite-regulating hormone isoform X1 gives MLKTLMFLRSTMLGILLICILWTETTMAGSSFLSPEYQNTQQRKDPKKHTKLNRRAADGFLDADARQAEGDNNEIEIKLNVPFEIGVKITEEQYQEYGQVLEKILEDILAEDTKGTTSTGL, from the exons ATGCTCAAGACACTCATGTTTCTCAGAAGCACTATGCTGGGAATTCTCCTTATCTGCATTCTCTGGACAGAGACTACTATGGCTGGATCCAGTTTTTTAAGCCCTGAATATCAAAACACACAG CAACGAAAGGATCCAAAAAAGCATACAAAGTTAAACCGCCGGGCTGCAGACGGATTTTTGGATGCAGATGCAAGGCAGGCAGAAGGAGACAACAATGAAATAGAGATTAAG CTTAATGTTCCCTTTGAAATTGGTGTCAAGATAACAGAAGAGCAGTACCAGGAGTATGGACAAGTTCTGGAGAAGATCCTAGAGGACATTCTTGCAGAAGACACTAAAG GGACTACATCAACAGGACTTTGA
- the GHRL gene encoding appetite-regulating hormone isoform X2, whose translation MLKTLMFLRSTMLGILLICILWTETTMAGSSFLSPEYQNTQQRKDPKKHTKLNRRAADGFLDADARQAEGDNNEIEIKITEEQYQEYGQVLEKILEDILAEDTKGTTSTGL comes from the exons ATGCTCAAGACACTCATGTTTCTCAGAAGCACTATGCTGGGAATTCTCCTTATCTGCATTCTCTGGACAGAGACTACTATGGCTGGATCCAGTTTTTTAAGCCCTGAATATCAAAACACACAG CAACGAAAGGATCCAAAAAAGCATACAAAGTTAAACCGCCGGGCTGCAGACGGATTTTTGGATGCAGATGCAAGGCAGGCAGAAGGAGACAACAATGAAATAGAGATTAAG ATAACAGAAGAGCAGTACCAGGAGTATGGACAAGTTCTGGAGAAGATCCTAGAGGACATTCTTGCAGAAGACACTAAAG GGACTACATCAACAGGACTTTGA
- the TATDN2 gene encoding putative deoxyribonuclease TATDN2 isoform X1, whose amino-acid sequence MEPARRRRAKRAWDSWSGGSPAKYRKCALEGPPCPSSRPGSATGCPAHSAEAGSAGQPAAGGRARSWLSPQPVCQGLSAGETPRAALSARGSSPDAADGSSSSLDERGSGSSLPRRTLLRKHPGWDISKADMVSMPRKSLNRELYKSKGGAGCNLTPRTEGKGVSEEQTGDHRKKRMKDQGSTVIYLKALQDAFGKSLGKKVRKEASTSNGDQDQSPCHSKEPCKSDGNSRSICAVSGREDDQRPQLDSDRKKTSVDENNACASSVSTGQSNPKEQYVDYQRLDISGPSPKLVFVDEHNSSSEEDYEFQERDALEKDPSVGSDWSDVDDVESLARFSQEDSVPHHNRSVILETSPVITDYVMYPAHLYNRPWGDFAKCCTSSPKPPNRSFSNPSEDTTYLGGSSSSHLCDISVEFAACTPSNTSKDLESAVEGGHWRSHSFESSLVSEEKCKISSKEAESYAPIISRARMSDSFTSEYVNQEATIKLPKHLQEGFIDTHCHLDMLYSKMSFRGTFAKFRKVYNSSFPKEFQGCIADFCDPRTLKDFLWEDLLKEEMVWGAFGCHPHFARYYTDLHERDLLQALRHPKAIAFGEMGLDYSYKCSTDISKQHKVFEKQLQLAVSLRKPLVIHCREADDDLLGIMKKFVPKDYKIHRHCFTGSYDVIEPLLEHFPNLSVGFTALLTYSSAFEARETIRKIPLNRIIVETDAPYFLPRQVPKSICQYSHPGLALHTVREIARLKDLPLSRTLAVLRQNTNHVYDL is encoded by the exons ATGGAGCCCGCCAGGCGCCGCAGGGCGAAGCGCGCCTGGGACAGCTGGTCAGGCGGCTCCCCAGCCAAGTACCGCAAATGCGCCCTGGAAGGGCCGCCATGTCCGTCCTCCCGCCCCGGCTCCGCCACCGGCTGCCCCGCGCACTCGGCAGAGGCCGGGAGCGCTGGGCAGCccgcggcgggcgggcgggcgcggagCTGGCTTTCCCCACAGCCCGTTTGCCAAGGGCTTTCTGCCGGCGAGACACCCAGGGCCGCGCTCTCGGCACGAGGCTCCTCCCCAGATGCAGCagatgggagcagcagcagcctggacgAGAGGGGTAGCGGctcttcccttcccaggagaACCCTGCTCAGGAAACATCCTGGCTGGGACATTTCCAAGGCAGACATGGTCTCCATGCCCCGGAAATCCTTGAACCGGGAG CTTTATAAATCCAAGGGTGGTGCAGGCTGTAACCTCACACCAAGGACTGAAGGTAAAGGTGTCTCAGAAGAACAGACTGGGGATCATAGGAAGAAGAGAATGAAGGATCAGGGATCCACAGTAATATACCTTAAAGCTCTCCAGGATGCATTTGGGAAATCATTAGGGAAAAAGGTCAGAAAGGAGGCATCTACATCAAATGGAGATCAAGATCAAAGCCCCTGTCATAGTAAAGAGCCTTGCAAATCAGATGGCAACTCAAGAAGTATCTGTGCAGTTTCAGGGCGTGAAGATGATCAGCGACCTCAGCTAGATTCAGACAGAAAGAAAACTTCAGTAGATGAAAACAATGCTTGTGCTAGTTCAGTTAGCACTGGACAGAGTAATCCCAAAGAACAGTATGTGGATTACCAAAGGCTAGATATTTCAGGACCCTCTCCAAAGCTTGTATTTGTGGACGAACACAATTCGAGTTCAGAAGAAGATTATGAG TTCCAAGAGCGAGATGCGCTGGAAAAGGATCCCTCCGTGGGAAGTGATTGGTCTGATGTGGATGATGTAGAATCTTTAGCTAGGTTCTCCCAGGAGGATTCAGTTCCACATCACAATAGGTCAGTTATTTTGGAGACTTCACCAGTTATAACTGATTATGTAATGTACCCTGCTCATCTCTACAATCGCCCATGGGGTGACTTTGCAAAGTGCTGTACAAGTAGTCCAAAACCACCTAATCGTTCATTTTCAAACCCCAGTGAGGATACTACTTATTTAGGTGGCTCAAGTAGCAGTCATCTTTGTGATATTTCTGTAGAATTTGCAGCATGCACTCCTTCCAATACATCGAAAGATCTAGAGTCTGCAGTTGAAGGTGGACATTGGAGATCACATTCCTTTGAGTCTTCCCTGGTCTCTGAGGAGAAATGCAAAATATCTAGCAAGGAAGCAGAATCGTATGCTCCCATTATCTCTAGAGCACGGATGTCTGATTCTTTTACTTCTGAATATGTAAACCAGGAAGCAACTATTAAACTCCCTAAACATTTACAGGAGGGTTTCATTGATACCCATTGCCACCTGGACATGCTATATTCCAAGATGTCTTTCAGGGGTACATTTGCAAAGTTTAGAAAAGTTTACAATAGCTCCTTTCCGAAAGAATTTCAAGGTTGTATAGCTGACTTCTGTGATCCTCGGACCTTAAAGGACTTCTTGTGGGAGGATTTGTTAAAAGAAGAAATGGTTTGGGGAGCATTTGGCTGTCATCCACATTTTGCACGTTACTACACAGACCTCCATGAAAGAGATCTCTTACAGGCACTGAGGCACCCGAAAGCTATTGCATTTGGAGAGATGGGTCTAGACTACTCTTATAAATGCTCTACTGATATCTCCAAGCAACACAAG GTATTTGAAAAGCAACTGCAACTAGCTGTGTCCTTAAGGAAACCCTTGGTAATACACTGCAGAGAGGCTGATGATGATCTGCTGGGGATCATGAAAAAGTTTGTGCCTAAAGACTACAAGATACACAG GCATTGCTTTACTGGTAGTTACGATGTCATAGAGCCATTGCTAGAGCATTTCCCAAACCTTTCTGTGGGATTCACTGCACTGCTGACTTACTCATCTGCCTTTGAAGCCAGAGAGACGATAAGAAAAATTCCTTTGAACAGAATAATTGTAGAAACGGATGCTCCCTATTTCCTCCCTAGGCAG GTTCCCAAAAGCATATGCCAGTACTCTCACCCAGGATTAGCCCTGCACACAGTGAGAGAGATTGCCCgtctgaaggacctgccactctCCCGTACCTTGGCTGTTCTAAGGCAGAACACCAATCACGTGTACGATCTATAG
- the TATDN2 gene encoding putative deoxyribonuclease TATDN2 isoform X2, which yields MRPGRAAMSVLQPAAGGRARSWLSPQPVCQGLSAGETPRAALSARGSSPDAADGSSSSLDERGSGSSLPRRTLLRKHPGWDISKADMVSMPRKSLNRELYKSKGGAGCNLTPRTEGKGVSEEQTGDHRKKRMKDQGSTVIYLKALQDAFGKSLGKKVRKEASTSNGDQDQSPCHSKEPCKSDGNSRSICAVSGREDDQRPQLDSDRKKTSVDENNACASSVSTGQSNPKEQYVDYQRLDISGPSPKLVFVDEHNSSSEEDYEFQERDALEKDPSVGSDWSDVDDVESLARFSQEDSVPHHNRSVILETSPVITDYVMYPAHLYNRPWGDFAKCCTSSPKPPNRSFSNPSEDTTYLGGSSSSHLCDISVEFAACTPSNTSKDLESAVEGGHWRSHSFESSLVSEEKCKISSKEAESYAPIISRARMSDSFTSEYVNQEATIKLPKHLQEGFIDTHCHLDMLYSKMSFRGTFAKFRKVYNSSFPKEFQGCIADFCDPRTLKDFLWEDLLKEEMVWGAFGCHPHFARYYTDLHERDLLQALRHPKAIAFGEMGLDYSYKCSTDISKQHKVFEKQLQLAVSLRKPLVIHCREADDDLLGIMKKFVPKDYKIHRHCFTGSYDVIEPLLEHFPNLSVGFTALLTYSSAFEARETIRKIPLNRIIVETDAPYFLPRQVPKSICQYSHPGLALHTVREIARLKDLPLSRTLAVLRQNTNHVYDL from the exons ATGCGCCCTGGAAGGGCCGCCATGTCCGTCCTC CAGCccgcggcgggcgggcgggcgcggagCTGGCTTTCCCCACAGCCCGTTTGCCAAGGGCTTTCTGCCGGCGAGACACCCAGGGCCGCGCTCTCGGCACGAGGCTCCTCCCCAGATGCAGCagatgggagcagcagcagcctggacgAGAGGGGTAGCGGctcttcccttcccaggagaACCCTGCTCAGGAAACATCCTGGCTGGGACATTTCCAAGGCAGACATGGTCTCCATGCCCCGGAAATCCTTGAACCGGGAG CTTTATAAATCCAAGGGTGGTGCAGGCTGTAACCTCACACCAAGGACTGAAGGTAAAGGTGTCTCAGAAGAACAGACTGGGGATCATAGGAAGAAGAGAATGAAGGATCAGGGATCCACAGTAATATACCTTAAAGCTCTCCAGGATGCATTTGGGAAATCATTAGGGAAAAAGGTCAGAAAGGAGGCATCTACATCAAATGGAGATCAAGATCAAAGCCCCTGTCATAGTAAAGAGCCTTGCAAATCAGATGGCAACTCAAGAAGTATCTGTGCAGTTTCAGGGCGTGAAGATGATCAGCGACCTCAGCTAGATTCAGACAGAAAGAAAACTTCAGTAGATGAAAACAATGCTTGTGCTAGTTCAGTTAGCACTGGACAGAGTAATCCCAAAGAACAGTATGTGGATTACCAAAGGCTAGATATTTCAGGACCCTCTCCAAAGCTTGTATTTGTGGACGAACACAATTCGAGTTCAGAAGAAGATTATGAG TTCCAAGAGCGAGATGCGCTGGAAAAGGATCCCTCCGTGGGAAGTGATTGGTCTGATGTGGATGATGTAGAATCTTTAGCTAGGTTCTCCCAGGAGGATTCAGTTCCACATCACAATAGGTCAGTTATTTTGGAGACTTCACCAGTTATAACTGATTATGTAATGTACCCTGCTCATCTCTACAATCGCCCATGGGGTGACTTTGCAAAGTGCTGTACAAGTAGTCCAAAACCACCTAATCGTTCATTTTCAAACCCCAGTGAGGATACTACTTATTTAGGTGGCTCAAGTAGCAGTCATCTTTGTGATATTTCTGTAGAATTTGCAGCATGCACTCCTTCCAATACATCGAAAGATCTAGAGTCTGCAGTTGAAGGTGGACATTGGAGATCACATTCCTTTGAGTCTTCCCTGGTCTCTGAGGAGAAATGCAAAATATCTAGCAAGGAAGCAGAATCGTATGCTCCCATTATCTCTAGAGCACGGATGTCTGATTCTTTTACTTCTGAATATGTAAACCAGGAAGCAACTATTAAACTCCCTAAACATTTACAGGAGGGTTTCATTGATACCCATTGCCACCTGGACATGCTATATTCCAAGATGTCTTTCAGGGGTACATTTGCAAAGTTTAGAAAAGTTTACAATAGCTCCTTTCCGAAAGAATTTCAAGGTTGTATAGCTGACTTCTGTGATCCTCGGACCTTAAAGGACTTCTTGTGGGAGGATTTGTTAAAAGAAGAAATGGTTTGGGGAGCATTTGGCTGTCATCCACATTTTGCACGTTACTACACAGACCTCCATGAAAGAGATCTCTTACAGGCACTGAGGCACCCGAAAGCTATTGCATTTGGAGAGATGGGTCTAGACTACTCTTATAAATGCTCTACTGATATCTCCAAGCAACACAAG GTATTTGAAAAGCAACTGCAACTAGCTGTGTCCTTAAGGAAACCCTTGGTAATACACTGCAGAGAGGCTGATGATGATCTGCTGGGGATCATGAAAAAGTTTGTGCCTAAAGACTACAAGATACACAG GCATTGCTTTACTGGTAGTTACGATGTCATAGAGCCATTGCTAGAGCATTTCCCAAACCTTTCTGTGGGATTCACTGCACTGCTGACTTACTCATCTGCCTTTGAAGCCAGAGAGACGATAAGAAAAATTCCTTTGAACAGAATAATTGTAGAAACGGATGCTCCCTATTTCCTCCCTAGGCAG GTTCCCAAAAGCATATGCCAGTACTCTCACCCAGGATTAGCCCTGCACACAGTGAGAGAGATTGCCCgtctgaaggacctgccactctCCCGTACCTTGGCTGTTCTAAGGCAGAACACCAATCACGTGTACGATCTATAG
- the TATDN2 gene encoding putative deoxyribonuclease TATDN2 isoform X3, which produces MQTIQQPPVLYKSKGGAGCNLTPRTEGKGVSEEQTGDHRKKRMKDQGSTVIYLKALQDAFGKSLGKKVRKEASTSNGDQDQSPCHSKEPCKSDGNSRSICAVSGREDDQRPQLDSDRKKTSVDENNACASSVSTGQSNPKEQYVDYQRLDISGPSPKLVFVDEHNSSSEEDYEFQERDALEKDPSVGSDWSDVDDVESLARFSQEDSVPHHNRSVILETSPVITDYVMYPAHLYNRPWGDFAKCCTSSPKPPNRSFSNPSEDTTYLGGSSSSHLCDISVEFAACTPSNTSKDLESAVEGGHWRSHSFESSLVSEEKCKISSKEAESYAPIISRARMSDSFTSEYVNQEATIKLPKHLQEGFIDTHCHLDMLYSKMSFRGTFAKFRKVYNSSFPKEFQGCIADFCDPRTLKDFLWEDLLKEEMVWGAFGCHPHFARYYTDLHERDLLQALRHPKAIAFGEMGLDYSYKCSTDISKQHKVFEKQLQLAVSLRKPLVIHCREADDDLLGIMKKFVPKDYKIHRHCFTGSYDVIEPLLEHFPNLSVGFTALLTYSSAFEARETIRKIPLNRIIVETDAPYFLPRQVPKSICQYSHPGLALHTVREIARLKDLPLSRTLAVLRQNTNHVYDL; this is translated from the exons ATGCAGACAATACAGCAGCCCCCAGTG CTTTATAAATCCAAGGGTGGTGCAGGCTGTAACCTCACACCAAGGACTGAAGGTAAAGGTGTCTCAGAAGAACAGACTGGGGATCATAGGAAGAAGAGAATGAAGGATCAGGGATCCACAGTAATATACCTTAAAGCTCTCCAGGATGCATTTGGGAAATCATTAGGGAAAAAGGTCAGAAAGGAGGCATCTACATCAAATGGAGATCAAGATCAAAGCCCCTGTCATAGTAAAGAGCCTTGCAAATCAGATGGCAACTCAAGAAGTATCTGTGCAGTTTCAGGGCGTGAAGATGATCAGCGACCTCAGCTAGATTCAGACAGAAAGAAAACTTCAGTAGATGAAAACAATGCTTGTGCTAGTTCAGTTAGCACTGGACAGAGTAATCCCAAAGAACAGTATGTGGATTACCAAAGGCTAGATATTTCAGGACCCTCTCCAAAGCTTGTATTTGTGGACGAACACAATTCGAGTTCAGAAGAAGATTATGAG TTCCAAGAGCGAGATGCGCTGGAAAAGGATCCCTCCGTGGGAAGTGATTGGTCTGATGTGGATGATGTAGAATCTTTAGCTAGGTTCTCCCAGGAGGATTCAGTTCCACATCACAATAGGTCAGTTATTTTGGAGACTTCACCAGTTATAACTGATTATGTAATGTACCCTGCTCATCTCTACAATCGCCCATGGGGTGACTTTGCAAAGTGCTGTACAAGTAGTCCAAAACCACCTAATCGTTCATTTTCAAACCCCAGTGAGGATACTACTTATTTAGGTGGCTCAAGTAGCAGTCATCTTTGTGATATTTCTGTAGAATTTGCAGCATGCACTCCTTCCAATACATCGAAAGATCTAGAGTCTGCAGTTGAAGGTGGACATTGGAGATCACATTCCTTTGAGTCTTCCCTGGTCTCTGAGGAGAAATGCAAAATATCTAGCAAGGAAGCAGAATCGTATGCTCCCATTATCTCTAGAGCACGGATGTCTGATTCTTTTACTTCTGAATATGTAAACCAGGAAGCAACTATTAAACTCCCTAAACATTTACAGGAGGGTTTCATTGATACCCATTGCCACCTGGACATGCTATATTCCAAGATGTCTTTCAGGGGTACATTTGCAAAGTTTAGAAAAGTTTACAATAGCTCCTTTCCGAAAGAATTTCAAGGTTGTATAGCTGACTTCTGTGATCCTCGGACCTTAAAGGACTTCTTGTGGGAGGATTTGTTAAAAGAAGAAATGGTTTGGGGAGCATTTGGCTGTCATCCACATTTTGCACGTTACTACACAGACCTCCATGAAAGAGATCTCTTACAGGCACTGAGGCACCCGAAAGCTATTGCATTTGGAGAGATGGGTCTAGACTACTCTTATAAATGCTCTACTGATATCTCCAAGCAACACAAG GTATTTGAAAAGCAACTGCAACTAGCTGTGTCCTTAAGGAAACCCTTGGTAATACACTGCAGAGAGGCTGATGATGATCTGCTGGGGATCATGAAAAAGTTTGTGCCTAAAGACTACAAGATACACAG GCATTGCTTTACTGGTAGTTACGATGTCATAGAGCCATTGCTAGAGCATTTCCCAAACCTTTCTGTGGGATTCACTGCACTGCTGACTTACTCATCTGCCTTTGAAGCCAGAGAGACGATAAGAAAAATTCCTTTGAACAGAATAATTGTAGAAACGGATGCTCCCTATTTCCTCCCTAGGCAG GTTCCCAAAAGCATATGCCAGTACTCTCACCCAGGATTAGCCCTGCACACAGTGAGAGAGATTGCCCgtctgaaggacctgccactctCCCGTACCTTGGCTGTTCTAAGGCAGAACACCAATCACGTGTACGATCTATAG